The following proteins are encoded in a genomic region of Galbibacter sp. BG1:
- a CDS encoding cyanophycinase, with the protein MNNLRTMFLMIGILAISCSSGGNDETPVDPEPNPSPAPLNYTSYKVGAETDVKTEPLGGVCLMGGATENDRAMKWFLDRANGGDVLVLRTSGSDGYNNYLYSELGADINSVETIVCKNADASADTYIHDKINKAEAIWFAGGDQWDYVSFWRGTKVAELINKGIAERNMVVGGTSAGMAIQGGFYYSAQRGSVKSDEALEDPYNQDMTIGSEMFIDNKFLADVITDTHYDNPDRKGRHVAFLARINKESDLVGKGIACDEYTSVYIDEKGLATIYGGAPEYDDNAYFIQPNPEISGNTPEVCKEGTPLEWNKEKMALKVYAVKGTNDGAHTFDLTNWETANGGEWQYWYVENGKLKD; encoded by the coding sequence ATGAATAATTTACGAACGATGTTTTTAATGATAGGAATTTTGGCAATCTCTTGCTCATCTGGAGGTAATGATGAAACTCCGGTAGATCCAGAGCCAAATCCTTCTCCAGCTCCATTAAATTATACTTCTTATAAAGTGGGTGCAGAAACAGATGTAAAAACGGAACCATTGGGAGGAGTATGCCTTATGGGAGGTGCTACAGAAAATGATAGGGCCATGAAATGGTTTTTAGACCGTGCAAATGGCGGGGATGTTTTAGTGTTAAGGACTTCTGGTAGCGATGGATATAACAACTATTTGTATTCTGAGCTGGGAGCGGATATTAATTCCGTGGAAACTATAGTGTGTAAAAATGCAGATGCCAGTGCCGACACTTATATTCATGACAAAATAAATAAAGCGGAAGCTATTTGGTTTGCCGGCGGAGATCAATGGGATTATGTTTCTTTTTGGAGAGGTACCAAGGTTGCAGAACTCATCAATAAAGGGATTGCTGAAAGAAATATGGTTGTTGGTGGCACCAGTGCCGGGATGGCCATTCAAGGAGGTTTTTACTATTCCGCACAACGAGGTTCTGTTAAATCAGATGAAGCTCTTGAGGATCCTTATAACCAAGATATGACCATTGGAAGCGAAATGTTTATAGATAATAAATTTCTTGCAGACGTAATTACTGATACACATTACGATAACCCCGATAGAAAAGGCCGTCATGTAGCATTTCTCGCTCGTATCAACAAAGAGAGCGATCTAGTGGGGAAAGGAATTGCCTGTGATGAATATACATCGGTTTATATTGATGAAAAAGGGTTAGCGACCATATACGGTGGTGCGCCCGAGTACGACGACAATGCTTACTTCATTCAACCAAACCCAGAGATCTCAGGGAATACTCCAGAAGTCTGTAAAGAGGGTACACCTTTAGAATGGAATAAAGAAAAAATGGCATTAAAAGTCTACGCCGTAAAAGGAACCAATGACGGTGCCCACACTTTCGATCTAACCAATTGGGAAACTGCAAACGGTGGAGAATGGCAATATTGGTATGTAGAAAACGGGAAATTAAAGGATTAA
- a CDS encoding cyanophycinase, translating into MKNFLKITLTMLLIFNVSCSVEESEEVEPNAVLARKGRKGYTSSKVGSNTDVVTSPTGGVCLMGGASEDDNAMKWFLNRADGGDILVLRASGTNGYNNYFYSDLGVTVNSVETIIFSNSSASTDPYVIDRINKAEAIWFAGGDQWDYISFWRNTPVSTAINNGINNRNIVVGGTSAGMAIQGKYYYTAENGSVTSSEALYNPYDSYVTIGSAPFIDNDYLTDVITDTHYDNPDRKGRHVTFLARIVKDYGIRAKGIACDEYTAVCINGSGIAKIYGGHPNYDDNAYFIQPNPANSNYGPEVCNSNNSLDWYRNKQALKVYAVKGTSDGSKTFNLNNWSSGSGGQWEYWYVDQGVLVD; encoded by the coding sequence ATGAAGAATTTTTTAAAGATTACGCTTACCATGTTACTAATTTTTAATGTGTCTTGTTCCGTAGAGGAAAGTGAAGAAGTGGAGCCCAATGCGGTTCTTGCCAGAAAAGGCAGAAAGGGCTATACGTCTTCTAAGGTAGGTAGCAATACAGATGTTGTTACGTCGCCTACTGGAGGGGTTTGCTTAATGGGTGGAGCTTCAGAAGACGATAATGCCATGAAGTGGTTTTTAAACCGAGCAGACGGTGGCGACATTCTAGTATTAAGGGCTAGTGGAACCAACGGATACAACAATTACTTTTATTCCGATCTTGGCGTTACGGTAAATTCTGTGGAAACTATTATTTTCAGCAATAGTTCCGCAAGTACAGACCCATATGTAATAGACAGGATTAACAAAGCGGAGGCTATTTGGTTTGCTGGTGGAGACCAGTGGGATTACATCTCTTTTTGGCGTAATACCCCAGTTTCTACGGCTATTAACAATGGAATTAATAATAGAAATATTGTAGTGGGAGGCACCAGTGCAGGAATGGCCATCCAAGGAAAGTATTATTATACTGCGGAAAATGGTTCGGTTACTTCTAGCGAAGCACTCTACAATCCTTACGACAGTTATGTAACCATTGGAAGCGCACCTTTTATTGATAACGATTACCTCACGGATGTTATTACGGATACCCATTACGACAATCCAGATAGAAAAGGGAGACATGTTACCTTTTTGGCGAGAATTGTAAAAGACTATGGTATTAGGGCTAAAGGCATTGCTTGCGATGAATATACCGCCGTTTGTATTAATGGAAGCGGAATTGCCAAAATTTATGGTGGACATCCAAACTACGATGACAATGCCTACTTCATTCAACCCAATCCTGCAAACAGTAATTATGGTCCAGAGGTTTGTAACTCCAACAATTCGTTGGACTGGTACCGAAACAAACAAGCATTAAAAGTGTATGCTGTAAAAGGAACATCCGACGGATCGAAAACCTTCAATCTGAATAATTGGAGCAGTGGTAGTGGAGGCCAATGGGAATATTGGTATGTAGACCAAGGGGTTTTGGTAGATTAA
- a CDS encoding AraC family transcriptional regulator: MKVLPFKIPKPAQEALVYQEDREVVFYDQLHQHEEIQISFILQGSGTLIVGDSINSYQTNDILVIGGNVPHVFKSDLESTNPSVMYTLFFTENSFGEDFFSIPDLKGLKPFFRNAEFGMKISKGNKAIIESFKELQHRNKIERIATLLKVMNEIMAAEQIPLSSFVYGKKYSDDEGKRMRAVFEHAMKCYNQQISLDDIAEKANMTKNAFCRYFKKRTNKTFFQFLIEIRIENACKLLYKNPELSIAEIAEICGFQNITNFNRKFKQLKAMTPSTYRSQYKD, from the coding sequence TTGAAAGTACTTCCTTTTAAAATTCCGAAGCCGGCACAAGAAGCCTTGGTATATCAAGAAGATCGTGAGGTGGTTTTTTACGACCAACTACACCAGCACGAGGAGATACAAATTAGCTTTATTCTTCAGGGAAGTGGGACATTAATCGTAGGAGACTCCATCAATTCTTACCAAACAAACGATATTTTGGTAATTGGCGGAAATGTACCACACGTTTTTAAAAGTGATCTTGAGTCTACCAACCCTTCGGTGATGTACACCTTATTTTTTACTGAGAATTCTTTTGGGGAAGACTTTTTTTCGATCCCCGATTTGAAAGGGCTAAAACCGTTTTTTCGGAATGCTGAATTTGGAATGAAAATATCGAAAGGCAACAAAGCCATTATTGAAAGCTTCAAAGAACTTCAGCACCGAAATAAAATTGAAAGAATAGCTACCCTGTTGAAAGTAATGAATGAAATCATGGCTGCGGAACAAATTCCACTTTCGTCTTTTGTATATGGCAAAAAATATTCCGATGATGAAGGAAAACGTATGCGAGCAGTTTTTGAACACGCCATGAAGTGTTACAACCAACAGATTTCTTTAGACGATATTGCTGAGAAAGCGAACATGACAAAAAATGCTTTTTGCAGGTACTTTAAAAAAAGAACCAACAAGACCTTTTTTCAGTTTCTAATAGAAATTAGAATCGAAAATGCTTGTAAACTATTGTATAAAAATCCGGAATTATCCATTGCCGAAATTGCAGAGATTTGCGGCTTTCAAAACATTACCAATTTTAATAGGAAATTTAAACAGCTTAAGGCAATGACCCCATCGACCTACAGGTCTCAATATAAAGACTAA